GCACTACTCACATTTGCCGGACGCAATCACCGAATTTGTGGGTCCTTCGCCCACAATGCCAATGCCATTGCCATTCAGGGGCGTGTTGATGTAGCCGTCCAGTGCGATTTCCGCCGCGGTTGTTGTCGTCCGCCGCAGCGTTGTGGTTGTGGGCGGCGGTTGTGTTGTCGGCGGACTCGACACTACACGGAGAGAAATATTGGGGTACATAGCGTTAGAAATTATTCAACAAATATAGGAGCTGTCGCATGAAAGTGGAATCATGAGGCAAGTGTAACTCTACATGTCAAAAAAGAATCCTTTTTCTAttctacatttatttttttgcattATTTAAGCTATTTTCTGTCAGTGTAGTAATTAAAATAAGGGGTAAGAGCGGCAAAAAACGGTACCGTACCAAAGTGGATTGCTCAATCGGAAACAATCCATAAACAACTTAAATTAACAGTGAGTTATAAGCCAGTCAGTCCTGCCCCAAAAATGTGCGCCCCATCAGTGCCGAAGTCCTCCGCTCGATTCCTAAACAGATATTTTCGGTTTCCCAGCCGAATTGTCTTCACTTATCAGCCATCGTAAATTCAGTGCAATCCCTTTGGCCCGCCCTGCCCCCCGATTcttttcaatttcttggccatctCCCCGGGGAGGATTCACAACTCTCGGTTCCTTTTCTCGGCTGGCTGCCCTCCGCTGGCATTATTGAAGACAATTTGTAGAGGAAATTTATTGGGCTTGACACTTGGCCTTGCCTCGGCTGGGAATCACGAAACTATAGCCCACTCCAATGCCTGGTTGACGGCGCATTTCGGCGACTGTATCGCCTCCTGACCACTCAATAAAATTGTCACAGGTTCATTGTTCTCATTGTCGGAGCTGCCCCTTCTATTATCGATGCGGCCATTGTTACCTTTAATTGGTAGAACGACACCCACTTTTCGATGGGCAACACAGCCCATTGTTGTGGCAGCAGAATGAAAACCgtgtatatataaattaagttGTCTTTTCACCATTCGCCATTCTTGGTGGCGTCGGGTTTTTGTCACCACCCACCCCACCTCACCACCGACGAGCGggcattttattttgttttatgaaCTTTTGTAATCGGAATCGCTGCTGCCGAGCTGGGCTTTAATGGCCCAAACAGTGACTGGGGAGTAATTTAGCAAATTGACACAATATTGACACTTTATTGACGCTGCAGTGGCTCTAATTGCCGGTTGTGAggattgcgcatacgccccgttggcGGCAGCAAGGATATGAAGAAAAACGTCGGTGAGACGAATTAAACACGTCATTTccttattaaatataaaaatctaATCTTGCTATAAAAAACCCTGCAAAATTAACCTTTCTATCTGCGTCCATTTGAATTAAGCAACTTTCAGAGTTTCAAGTTCAAAGCCCCCCAAAATACTGGCGCCCATTTAGAGTGGGGTGTACATATACGTTTGGCGGCGACTGTGGCGCAATATCAAAGGGTATAAATAAGACATATAGCCTAGTCACTTACTGTACAGCTTTATGTTGCCGTCCATGTCGCCCCGAGGATTTTTGGCGACGCACTTGTAGTTGCCGTAATCGCTGCTCTGAACGTTGGTAATCGTGAGCCGCATGGTCGCCTTGTACGACGGATGGCCGGGAATGGTTTCGGTTCTGAAAGTGGAGAGGCGGAGGCATCAGCGTGAGGCAAGTTCAATGACAGCCATTGTGCTCATTGTGGGTCAGTTCCACAACAGCCCACAATCGGGTATCAAGGCCAAGGTGAAACTGATAAGCGCGCACTTATGTCTAATCAAAATGCGACCTAGCCTACAGAGTACAGTGGCTCCAGGTACTGAAGATCCGATCTAAAGTCAAGTAATATAATATCCTACGAGTGTTTAAAGCTTTGGAGAATGTGCCACCAAGTGGGGTATCTAGGATCACGTCCATCGAACTTTAGCCttataaaatcaattttactGAACTATCAGGAAAAGAAGGCATTCGAAGATTTATTCAAAAAAAGAAAGGTCAAGTACTGGGTGTGCACATATAGCTAGGATCCACTGCTCCTCCCACGATGATGACTGACATGCGATGGGCCTGCTCTAGTCCGCAGTCTCCGCGGTCCGGGCGAATCGTAGTCCGGCCAGTTGCAATTTGTCACAGTCGAAACCATCATGCTGAAGCTCAGCCTAGTGGCCTGGCTCATATTTTCGCTGGCTTGGCgcaccacgcccaccgcctGTCGCCAGACCAACGCCCCCCAGAGCGTCCAGGAAATGCTGGCCGAGCAGCTGCAGAGCTACATGGACACGAAGGCGCGTCCCTGCGAGAACTTCTACCAGTATGCCTGCGGGAACTGGCAGAtccagcagcaggagcagcactCCCTGCGCGACAGGGATTGGACGAGGGATCGGCAGCGGTACCAGGGTCAGCTGCTGCCCACCGACACCCTGGGACTGATAGACCACTCCGTGAACCGGAggctggagctgctgctgcggcgaaAGAATGAGAGCTCCTCCGAGTCGGACTCCTCAATTCTGGAGCAGATGCGACTCTACTACCGTTCGTGTAAGCGCCTTAAGCCGTACAACCTCAAGAAGTACCTGCAGCTCCTGCCGCCCAGCAACTCCACGCAGTGGCCATCGGTGGGTCGTGGCTGGCGTCCGGAGCAGTTCGATTGGATAACGACCTTGGGTCGACTGCGTCTGCACGGACTGAACGGGGTGCTGCTGCGGGAGGAGGTTCTGCCGCGATGGGATGACTCGCGCAACTACAGCATCTATGTGAACAAGCCGAGTCGCCAGGAGACGCAGCCCACGGGAGAAGGTGCCATGATCGAACTGCTTCTGGACATCGGACAGACAAAGCGCACGGCCAACGCCTTGGCTCGCCAGGTGGACGACTTCGAGCGAAAACTACACCGCctgcaggagctggaggacgACGAAGGACCGCGAGAAATGCAGCTGGGCTACTTAGACTCGTACCTGCCGCAGCTACGCTGGCTGTCCTTTATGCGCCAGGTGCGAATCGACTCCGAGCTGGATCTGCGCTCCACACTGATCATCGAGAATATTCCGTACCTCAGGGCACTCAGCGACCTGGTGGAATCGGAGAGCCCGGACACCGTCTGCAGCTACATCATGCTCAAGTGGTTGGCCTTCCTCAAGCAACAAGGACCCGCGGACATTTCACGAGGTGAGTGCGTGGCCGCCCTCAGGAGGGCCATGCCTCTGGCCAGTAGCTGGCTGGTGGGCCAGCAATTCTCCGACCCGGAATCCGAATCCTATGTTCGCTCACTGTTCCAGCGCTTAAAGGTTCGATTTGGCCAGATCTTGGCTGAGAACCGGATGAGGCTATCGCCACCTCTGGTGCACATCCTGCAGCAGAAACTGCACGCAGTTCGACTGCAGATGGGCTTCTTTCAACCGGACGAAATGGAGGATGTGGAGCAGTACCACGTCCGAGTTGACCTGAGCGGCCACTCCTTCTACGGCAACCAGCTGGTCTTGCTGCGCCAACGCGTAGAGGCGAACCACGATCTGCTCTACATAAACGTGACAAACCTCGCCAATTCCACGGGGAGCAACTTGAGTTACCTGTCGGAAAGCTGGGAGGCCAGCAACTCGTCGCCCCTGTATGTGAGACCACGCAATCTGGTCCTGGTGCCGCACGGTCTGCTCCAACTGCCCATCTGGCATCGAAACATCAGCGCCCTGCAGCAGCACGCCGTTATGGGATTCGTCCTGGCCCACGAGCTGGCACACGGATTCGATATGTCGGGAATGGACTACGACGCACTGGGTAACATCATGGGGCCCGTGGAGGAGATCGGCGCTAGCCGACAGTTTCGGCAAGGACTCCAGTGTCTGCAGCAACAGATGGCCACCGGTTCCAAATGGATCGACGAAAAGCTGGCCGACTTTGTGGCCCTGCGGCTGGCTTATGAGACCTTCTTCGGGGTGCGAGACAAGCGGGAGCCCAGGGATCCTCTGATGCCGCAGTTCAGCCAGAGGCAGCTTTTCTTCATCAGCTTCGCCCAGTTCTTTTGCGGCCGGACGCCCGTCCTCAGTCCGCGTTCTCAGTCGGAGGCTCATTTGAAGCACGCCGCGGATGAGTTGCGTGTGATGCAGACGCTGGCGAACTTTGAAGAGTTCTCAAGGGAGTTCGGATGCGATAAGAAGGCCAAGATGCAGGCCAGCCAGCGGTGCCGCATCTGGTAATGGTTCTCTCTTTACATCTCTCCCTCAGGACATCGCAGGATCCAGtgatgaataaataaaatctcACCTAACGAAGAGTGTTTTAAATGCACAGTAATAGTATCTGGCCGATGGGGTAGTGAACTTTTTCAGATCCATTTAGTTTATTGTTGAATATAGTTTTATACACTAGATTTCAAAATTTAAAGATCCGAATCTCAGTTGATATAGCACTACTTGAATCCATTTACCACAGCTGGCACTTTTCGGGCTGATTGCTCTTTGCTGGACAACCAAAAGCCTGGTGGAACGGAACGAACCCTTTAAGCATTTGCTGCAGACGCATCTGGTCGTTGTCGTGATCAACGAAGTTCGTTGGATCCCCGTTGCCGCAGAAGAACTGTGCCAGATTGAGGAAGAAGATTTGTTGCGGCGGAATGGTGGTAAAATCAGTTAGACTCATCCGCGAGTTGTTCTGGAAGTAGGTGGAATAGGCCAGATCCAGTCCGGCAATGTCCGCAATACGTTCGTCCAGATACTGTGTATTGTTCCGGTTCAGGCACTGTACACCCGCCTCAAAGCTCGGCGAACTAGATATCTGCGGTCCAATTTCGTGTACGTTCCCATATCTGTCAAAATGAAGACCCGTGGTGTCGACGGAGTGCATCAACTCATGGGCAAGGACGAATCCCAGCAGGCTGTACTTGAATATGTCGTGGCTATCCGCTGCAAAGAATGGCTCCTGTAGAAGTCCGTGTGGCACAACGATGACGTTTACTCGCATTAGGTAGTAGGGACTGGAGCTCATGGCCGTGTTAGGATCCGCCAAGTAGAAGAACTCGTCGAGAGTCGGAGCACGTTGGTCAAGTTGTAAAACCTGCTTTCTGGTGCGGAACTCCAGCAGGTTAAGATGTTCCCGTGCGTAGTCGAAATCAGCGAGCGGAAAGACAAGATCCTCATAGTGCCGGCTGACAAAGCTACTATGGTCACGACCTCTTGGCATGTTCCCGATATTGAGAACGACATGCTGAGCCTTTGTGGCCACCATACTGTTCTGCTCACTAGTCAGCCCAAGGCGATTCTCATTGATTTGCAGTAGAAACTGACGGCGCAACTGCTCAAAGACCTGCGTAACTTCCTGGGTGTACTGCTGCAGTGTCGCCGGGTCCAGGAAGCGCTCCTTGTAGAGCAGGTTCGATGCCAGGTTCATGGTGCGGCGCACATCCTTGACGCATTCGATGTGCTCATTGCTATCCATGGAGTCGTCTATGAGGTAGAGCATGAATCGGGTCATGATGTAGTTGGCCACCACCTCGGCGTCCGTGGAGTCCATCAGCCGCTTAAGGCCCGTGAAGTACTTTGCATTCTGGGCCTGCACCAAGTAGTGTTGTGAGACACTGTGGCCAACTATTGACTCGACGAAGTCCTGCCATGCGTAGCCGGTTTTGTACTCCCACTGGCGCAAAGTCCAAGTCTCGCTTTCATCATCGTCGTCCACTTCGGTTAGGACCCGTATGGCGGACTCCAGCCTTCTGATCTTCCGCACAAGGGGTAATACGCTTTTCGTCGGCACACCAATGACCTGGAGAGTGGCGACGGTACTCAGAAAACCACCCAGGTGATGCGCGTCCCCTTCGAGACTGGGCATACTTATGTCCAGTCGGAAGCGGTTACTGTTCTCAGAGCTCGGTAAGACCAACACGTTCACCAGAACATTGGTAAAACCATAGCGGTATAGGTGCCCCAAGGACTTCATCCACTTGAATTGAGCCTTTGGCCAGGGCTTGCCGTGGGGCATGAACTGGGGCCACTTGATTGCCTCGCCAGGAGGGGCTAGTCTAAGGTAGTGCTCCATCTTGCGTGTACTCTGCGGAGCTTCACGGCAGGTGCGGTAGAAGCGCAGGGCCTTGGCCTCCACACTGGACTCGTTGAAGCCGGGTGACTGGGAGCGCTGTTGCAGCTCGTACATCAGTTGGACTAGGTTCCCGTTCACCTTGTGGTCCAGCATCTGGGTGATCTCCGTGAAGGGATCGTCGATGTGACGCACTGCGTACTTGCCGCAGGCATGTTGGAAGTAGTTGCCGCACGCACTGGAATCCTCGGCCACGTAGCTGAGGATGTTGCTCATCAGCCGTGAGTTGGGATGCGCCTTGACATTCTGGGCTGTGGGAGCAGCGCAAATAGGAACAATAAACAGGCTGGCAATCCACCACATCGCAGTCAGCAAACTGAGCCGAGAACCGAGATTGCTGGAAGCGACTGGCCGAACTTCGTCATATCAGTGGAATATAATGTGACCACAGCTGATAATCCAGCTAAGAGATAACCCTAAACATCCTCAATCGAGAGGTGAAAAAACAGTAGCACGATGACTTCAACTTACTTGTACTTCGATGACTCAGTGATCATTTGATCGTTTTCGCGCGTCCAATAGTTAAGTGAGGTCGGATTCGCCTCGATGAAGCACTCCAGGGTGATGTTGAATCCAATGGGAATGCCCACCAACTGATGCGGTATCCAGACCATCGGCGAAACTGaaacgaaatatatatatatcattatAAGAAAACCCAACTAAGTCAGGATTCAATGGACTTACAGTCCACGCTGACTTTGATCCGCTTGGACACACTTGGCGGCACTCCATTCGAGGCGATGCACAGGTAGGCGCCCATGTGCAGTCGCGAAATCCGCTCCAGCTCCAGGGAGTCCGTCTCCAAGTCGTGCACTGCAATCATTTCCGGGTAAATGGCATGCCAGAGGCTGGTCTAAGGATTGGACTCACCCTCGAGCGTCTTGTTGACAACGATTTTGTTGCCGTCATCGCGTTTCCATTTGATGGTCGGTTCCGGACTACCTttcgccttgcagcgcagcgTAACGTTATCGCCCTCGCGCACGATGATGTCACTGGAGGTCAGGGCGTCGTCTATATTGGGCGGCACTATTGGATGGAGAGAGCGAGAGGCGGACATCAGGGGAGTATTTTACCCAAAAACTAAACGGAACCGTGCAAAGCTCGATTTAAATGCAAAGGACAGAAGTGAAAAGTTCTACTTTCATGGAAGTGGCGTTGCCAAGAAAGCGGAAACCGGTAAAAAACACTCCTAGGACTACAGAGACTTAGGAATACCCTTTCAAAGAGAAGCACTTGTAATGCTAATAACTGGCTTAACGGAGCTACCCTTCAGACAAGTCGGACTTCCCCCAAGGCAGTTAGAAAGTGGAAAAAAAGGAACATTTCACGCATTGTTGACTCCAATGCGCTCACTCCCCAGTGACTACTTGTTCTACTCACAGTCACTGCGTAACTTTAAGCCTAATTAGCTTTGCATCCAGATTCAGATTTGAAATCCGTTTGCTCCGTTGCTCCTGGCGAAATAAGGAATCATTCTGTTAATTCAAAAATCGATGCGGCAACCTTCATCAAGTTGTCATCAGTTTCACTTCCCTTGCCATTCACTTTGTTTGAGGGATTTTTTCAATCGCCCGGGAAACTCTTTTGTATTTGGTCGAAAATCCCAGAAAATCTTTAATGAAAAATCTATGCAAATCACGGGGAAGCATGGAAAGGGTCGTGGAATGGACAGCATACCGCCGTACTGGCAATGCACACTGGTTCCAACCTGAAGTTAGCTGCGATAAATTACCATTCTTTTTCAAATGTATCTTATTTAAATGGAGTGTTTACCAGAACTTGCAGTTGGTAGTTGGAGCTGTCCTAGTTGTGTACATTTGTTAGCTTTGACAGTTGTTTATAATAAATTCTAAATTTCTGAAGCTGCCTCAAATgcagttttccattttcctaacaaaaatcataaatttgatttgctgCCAGTAATCCGTACTGCATTTTTCCGGCGGTCAAGGCCAGGTCTTCCATGGCAGGTCACGTATTCGCAGTGACCTGTCGCCATTCATTCTGAATTGGACAGCTAATCAATGGCAGTCGGGTCAGCAAATGTCTGGTTTTCAGCACACGTTTTTAATTGATGGAACTGGAGGCCACGGGGctacaaatatatattgttCGCGTATCATTGCATCGTCGGGATTAACATTAATAGCCAGGTTATCTTGTTGTCGTAGAAAGTTGCCTTTCATAAGGAAAAACCTCTGTTTCAACTTTTCCCATCCGAAAACTATGGTAACCGTAGGGGAAAAAAAGCgtaattaaaagaaaaaacttttcaaaagtTTCGCCCTTTTACCTTTTCTTTTCTCATGCCCAATAATgaccaaaaaactttttgccaaagCTTTATTTCATGCTATTAATAAACGCTTGATGTGCTAATCGCCGGACAAACCAGGACAGATCCAGGACAGCACCAGGACAGGACCAggatgaaaaaaaaaaaatggcccAACTTGGTGACCCAGCAGATGTTGTTCCCTTGCTTTTGACATATTAGTTTCTTATTGATATTTTTAGCAGCTGCCGACATTGCGCAAACTTTGGACCCTAAACCAAGAAACTTTTTCCTcgacatacatatgtgcatgtGAAATTTAATTAGTGGTGCAAGTGCTGGACCCGAATTTCTATCGCTTATTACATAATGCGTCAATTGGTGTTTTTGGCTTAGCACTTGGCGACCATCATGCGCTGCAAAATCCttataaactttttaattgatGTGTTTGCctgaaaagtttttatttatttatctgttTTTGCTCGCTTAAAACGATTATGGCTTAGATAGgaatcatttattttaatttgatgTTTTTTAATATGTAGCATCAGTACATTTCAGTTTAAATTTAACATAAATTTGTACAGTTCCATACAGTAGCTTATGACCAGGTTAAGATAATGTCCATTGGATACTGTTGCCTATTTTGTGGCGCCCAGTTTAGCGGCTATTTCTGTTATTTGTTACCTTAGCACATTGTTATATTGCTTTCGTACACAGCACCGATGTCaacaaaataattgaatttaataaatGGCCTCATTATGTGAACATAAATGAGAATATATGTATGCGGCAGCCGCGCCGAGAACACCCCGTGTCCACAtacacatccacatcctcgtGCCCATTCCCGTCCAGCTCGTAATTGTTGGTGTTTGTTATTTTGCTTCGGTTACAAGCTGCATTTGCTGCTACTTTCGCAATGTGCGGTAATTTGGCGGCAAAAAGGGGAGCAACTATGGgggtcctgctcctgctgctccgtGCCCAGTTTGCATCAGGCGGCACAGCGTCAGAGGATGGACAACAGCAGGCTGCCATCGGCatcaccatcgccatcgccatcgccggCGCATTTAAATGCATTCTGTGTGCATGGGCCATAAATTCGGGCGCATttaatgtttgtttttgcatGCTCAAGCCACAAATTTCTGCGTAGCCTCCGTGATGTCTGTGGATTTTATTCCGCGCATTGCATTCGAGtcagcaaattaaattcacaAATGTTGCACTaccgaaaaataaatttatttatttactcatTTGCCCGACGTTTTCACGTTTGTATTTTCCCCCAATCTACGCACGACAAATGCAACattttaatttcgttttatGTTTGTCGCTAAATGTAATTAAGAGTATGTTATGTTTTTATTGCGTTTTTCTTTCGCAAACATACCTGTTACTAGTCGGAGTGTGCTGCCTTTTTTGAAAAGAACGATACATACCTACATAGATAGAGCTTTTCCAAACCAATGCAATAAAGTTTGTGTCAAAAATCACAGAAGAATACAGAAATTCGCTTGACATTCACAAGCAATCAGTTTACAGAGTAGCAGGTATCTGTTAGTCGAATCGCTCTAACTAAATCGTTCCTCTTGTTTAGTTTTGTTAAATCGAGGTGCGCCAGTGTGGCGTTTCCGATTTTTATTTAGACCAGTGCGCACCATTTGGTTTTGTAGCAATTAATTCGATTTGttatgtaaattaaaattgtttgatttCATTTGAATGATGCAATATACGATCTTTTATGGAACCGTTTTCCGGCAATTGACGGCACAATATTGGTCCCAACAAAGCCGGCTTTAGGAAGTACGGCTTATATAAGAGGCCTAAAACCTGTCCATTAAACTGGCCCGAAAAGCTCTGAAGAGACAATTGTTTCTGCTATTCCTGCGGTTTTATGCCTTATGCCTTTTAAAAAGTCGTTAAGCAGGCGTCGGTGCTGTAAAACGCTCATATAACACGCAGCACGCGTCTTGGCCATTTGATGCGGTATGACCAGAGCGACTGTAACTGTTAACAATTTTTTCCGGTTAACTCTTTCTGGCCAACGCGCTGGCTGTCGTTGTCGccattttttgtgtgttttttgcgGCACTCATACTCACGCACGTTATCAtccacacagatacacacacacacacacatatgtatatatcctTGCCACACGCTGATGTGGCAAAAGTTCTGGGCCGGCAAAAATGCAAGGCAAATTTACCaggaccaaaaaaaaaaaagaaaaacacaaaaaatgcaaCTATGACAGCTCTGGTCGCTCTGGACAGAGCCAACAAAACGAGCCACAAATGTGGAAGGcaggcaacaaaaaaatgcttaaaataTGCCGCAGCCATTTTTATACCTGCAAAATTTTTAAGGGCGTACGCCGCATGAACCCCAATATGCGATTTAAATTGGCCTGGGAAATTAGGCTTAACAAAGTTTCATTACTTGGCCCAGGCAAAAAGTGTGATCAACCGGAATCTGGCTTATACTCGATGCTGCACTTTTAATATGTCAACGAGATTTAATCGAGTTTAAATGGGATTACTGTCTTATgtgatttttgaaaaattgctCTACGAAGTCACGAAACTTtgatacaattttttatagttttaaaaGTAACCCATTATAGAAGTGTATTTTGTTTCATGAGTTATAGGAGtataatatacaaatatttattaatattggACCAATTTAAAAAAGAGTCCTTACATTTAGACTTAAAAACTTCAAGTGAGGAACAGCTTGACTCAAATGGTTAACAAGAAATTTACCTCTTTTACGTTAAGGGAATAAATACAAAGAGGAATCAGAAGCATTCATTAAGTTTCAGTAATGGGTGTTACCAGTCACGACAGACGGCGTTGCCGAGTCTTCTGCTTCGAAAAAGGAACTAAGCCCAAATCCTACTATGTGCAGCATATGTGTCCTTGCATTTCCATGTCTGTGTCTGTTTCTGTGTCTGCGTGTCTCCCtcgtgcctgtgtgtgtgttgccaCTGTGGCACTCTGAGCCCAAACTGTTGCACGGACTGCCTGCTGATTCTCCCCGTCCATTTCACTTCATCGTCCGTTGCCATTTGTTTGCGCACATATTTTTCAAGTTTTGCCACAAAAACTGATTTATGCGAATGGACCGAGGCACGCCCATTTCCCATTGCCCATTGCCCATTCGACCCTGCAGGAGGCAATGAAGGCTTCTGTGGAAtaggatgtggatgtggactGTGCCAGTGCCGTTCGGTAGCCGGATGATGTTGATTTGTCAACTTGAAAGGCGGAACTTGTTCCCAAATTCCAGCACTTCCTTGTAGTTTATCCATTTCTTTTAAGGATCtttataattatattggtTTCTAATATTGTTTGTTAAGTTATTTCCCGAGTTATGGGTTCGCACATGATGGATGATCACGCACATCCATGTCGTTCTCAAAAGTAGAGTAGGGTCGAAAAGGGACTGTGAAACTAATATCCTCCGACAGATttggcaaatgaaatgaaaaatgcaaaGGACATGGTAGGACCACAGCGAAGCTGTTCAATGCCAGTCGAAGACTTACCCACTACTTTGACAAATCCGTACTGGGTCTTGGCCGTTACCGTATTGATTTGGCACATGTACCGGCCCCTGTCCTCCTCCTGGACATTGTTGATATGCAGGAACCAGGTGCGGTGCTTGTCATGCTTATCGTGGGTGACACTAATCCTCGGATTACGCGTTATCACGTGGTTGTGAACTGTGAGAATGGCCGACTGCTCGAAGTGCAT
This genomic stretch from Drosophila mauritiana strain mau12 chromosome 2L, ASM438214v1, whole genome shotgun sequence harbors:
- the LOC117140966 gene encoding neurotrimin, giving the protein MAYHLEAISSILYVGLGCLIASSVALSTDTGSEGNAGNVGGSTLNNVISEDPEFTDVIENITVPAGRNVKLACSVKNLGSYKVAWMHFEQSAILTVHNHVITRNPRISVTHDKHDKHRTWFLHINNVQEEDRGRYMCQINTVTAKTQYGFVKVVVPPNIDDALTSSDIIVREGDNVTLRCKAKGSPEPTIKWKRDDGNKIVVNKTLEVHDLETDSLELERISRLHMGAYLCIASNGVPPSVSKRIKVSVDFSPMVWIPHQLVGIPIGFNITLECFIEANPTSLNYWTRENDQMITESSKYKTETIPGHPSYKATMRLTITNVQSSDYGNYKCVAKNPRGDMDGNIKLYMSSPPTTQPPPTTTTLRRTTTTAAEIALDGYINTPLNGNGIGIVGEGPTNSVIASGKSSIKYLSNLNEIDKSKQKLTGSSPKGFDWSKGKSSGSHGNLVASSWSLICCILALLATHSCG
- the LOC117140959 gene encoding membrane metallo-endopeptidase-like 1 is translated as MLKLSLVAWLIFSLAWRTTPTACRQTNAPQSVQEMLAEQLQSYMDTKARPCENFYQYACGNWQIQQQEQHSLRDRDWTRDRQRYQGQLLPTDTLGLIDHSVNRRLELLLRRKNESSSESDSSILEQMRLYYRSCKRLKPYNLKKYLQLLPPSNSTQWPSVGRGWRPEQFDWITTLGRLRLHGLNGVLLREEVLPRWDDSRNYSIYVNKPSRQETQPTGEGAMIELLLDIGQTKRTANALARQVDDFERKLHRLQELEDDEGPREMQLGYLDSYLPQLRWLSFMRQVRIDSELDLRSTLIIENIPYLRALSDLVESESPDTVCSYIMLKWLAFLKQQGPADISRGECVAALRRAMPLASSWLVGQQFSDPESESYVRSLFQRLKVRFGQILAENRMRLSPPLVHILQQKLHAVRLQMGFFQPDEMEDVEQYHVRVDLSGHSFYGNQLVLLRQRVEANHDLLYINVTNLANSTGSNLSYLSESWEASNSSPLYVRPRNLVLVPHGLLQLPIWHRNISALQQHAVMGFVLAHELAHGFDMSGMDYDALGNIMGPVEEIGASRQFRQGLQCLQQQMATGSKWIDEKLADFVALRLAYETFFGVRDKREPRDPLMPQFSQRQLFFISFAQFFCGRTPVLSPRSQSEAHLKHAADELRVMQTLANFEEFSREFGCDKKAKMQASQRCRIW
- the LOC117140949 gene encoding neprilysin; the encoded protein is MWWIASLFIVPICAAPTAQNVKAHPNSRLMSNILSYVAEDSSACGNYFQHACGKYAVRHIDDPFTEITQMLDHKVNGNLVQLMYELQQRSQSPGFNESSVEAKALRFYRTCREAPQSTRKMEHYLRLAPPGEAIKWPQFMPHGKPWPKAQFKWMKSLGHLYRYGFTNVLVNVLVLPSSENSNRFRLDISMPSLEGDAHHLGGFLSTVATLQVIGVPTKSVLPLVRKIRRLESAIRVLTEVDDDDESETWTLRQWEYKTGYAWQDFVESIVGHSVSQHYLVQAQNAKYFTGLKRLMDSTDAEVVANYIMTRFMLYLIDDSMDSNEHIECVKDVRRTMNLASNLLYKERFLDPATLQQYTQEVTQVFEQLRRQFLLQINENRLGLTSEQNSMVATKAQHVVLNIGNMPRGRDHSSFVSRHYEDLVFPLADFDYAREHLNLLEFRTRKQVLQLDQRAPTLDEFFYLADPNTAMSSSPYYLMRVNVIVVPHGLLQEPFFAADSHDIFKYSLLGFVLAHELMHSVDTTGLHFDRYGNVHEIGPQISSSPSFEAGVQCLNRNNTQYLDERIADIAGLDLAYSTYFQNNSRMSLTDFTTIPPQQIFFLNLAQFFCGNGDPTNFVDHDNDQMRLQQMLKGFVPFHQAFGCPAKSNQPEKCQLW